The following DNA comes from Spirochaetaceae bacterium.
AAGGTAGGGCAGCCAGTGGCTAACCACGTTAGCTTGCACGGGACTTTGTTTAAAAGCTTGCCTAAATTTAGAGGATAAAAACAACACATGCAAATACCCAAAAATAAGATACGGTAAAAAATTGGTACTTAGTTGTGTAGTAGCAAAATGCTTAAGGCCAGCGCATAAAATTGGCGCTTGCTCATAAAGCTGCCGGCTTACCGCTAAAGTTGTTACACTACCGGCACGCACACGGTAAGCATAAAAATAATTACTATACACATATATTTTAACGGTAAGCAATAACCACAAAGCAATAATTATATCTTCCTGCACGGTGGCGGCAAAGTTTAAGTGATTATTTTTTAAAAAGCTGGCCTTAAATAAAAACAGCCACGGGCTAACGGTATAGCTATTTGTTTGTAAATAATCTTTGGTATTATAAAGCCCTGCTTTGCGGCAAGGACGAAAATTCGCCCGGTTTTGCGGCCTACTATCGTTAAAGATAAAACCATTAAACCGTACCACTTCGCAAGTTTGCTCTTCGGCTATGTTATACAGCTCTTCGCAAGCTGTAGGGCTAGTTATGTAATCATCACTATCTACAAACCAAATGTAGTTACCGCAGGCTTCGCTTATACCTTTGTTACGCGCAAGGCCCGCCCCGCCGCCTTGCGGCTGCTTAACTATTTTAATACGCTCGTCTTTAGCAACATAACTTTGAGCAATAGCTAAGCTGCCATCGCTGCCGCAATCATCTATTAAAATAATCTCTATCTCTTTTAAAGATTGATTAACAATACTCTCTAGGCATTCGGCAAAATAAGGGGCCACATTATAAAACGGCACAATCAGTGATATTTTAACCATAATTACAGTGTAACATTTACAGCTTATTTTGGCAAGTTTACCTCTTTATCGGTAATTACCTATTTATAACTATCAAATATCTACAGCAAAGTTACAGCCACAGGCCAAACTTTAAAGATGGGTGTTTAATATTTTTGTCTTTTTTATAG
Coding sequences within:
- a CDS encoding glycosyltransferase, which produces MVKISLIVPFYNVAPYFAECLESIVNQSLKEIEIILIDDCGSDGSLAIAQSYVAKDERIKIVKQPQGGGAGLARNKGISEACGNYIWFVDSDDYITSPTACEELYNIAEEQTCEVVRFNGFIFNDSRPQNRANFRPCRKAGLYNTKDYLQTNSYTVSPWLFLFKASFLKNNHLNFAATVQEDIIIALWLLLTVKIYVYSNYFYAYRVRAGSVTTLAVSRQLYEQAPILCAGLKHFATTQLSTNFLPYLIFGYLHVLFLSSKFRQAFKQSPVQANVVSHWLPYLTEIAANFDNKVIKLLKNNVGLTFLSISCLKLLLKAVKKQAKPGKLVIYIKLLYLTVFIDKLRPALIIAKLKVKNKK